In a single window of the Niabella ginsenosidivorans genome:
- a CDS encoding efflux transporter outer membrane subunit, giving the protein MKSNSNKGTNLFLFKFIPLIVMVVLLQACFVAKPYQRPGNVLDDARYRTDHLPEDTTNMGNFSWKELFTDEKLAAYINQALDQNLDIRNAIQQINAAEAYFKQGKAGFFPTLSVGPSYNWSTGSLNTQLGQLSGGNRLFLNQYTLSGTLNWEADIWGKIKSSKDAALASLLQSQAAHQAVKSTLVASIANTYYQLLALDEQKKITEETINYRERYLETTKALQQAGTVTAVAVSQSEALLLNSKGLLVNLNNSIKLMENAFCMLLSIPPQPVERTTLDQQQITTPLAIGVPVQLLANRPDVKTAEFAYMNAFYTTNAAKAAFYPSLTLSANGGLQSVLFDKLFSASSLFGSVTGSLLQPVLNKRQIRTQYEVSRANQEMAYNSFKKAVLNASREVSDALFTYDAQSKLIDLKKLEFQQYDTATQFSQELVNNGMGNYLDVITAMTNELQAELNYVDAKYGRLNAIVQLYQALGGGWR; this is encoded by the coding sequence ATGAAATCTAATAGCAATAAAGGAACGAACTTATTTCTTTTTAAATTCATACCGCTTATCGTAATGGTGGTTTTGCTGCAGGCCTGCTTTGTAGCCAAACCTTACCAGAGGCCCGGGAATGTGCTGGACGATGCCCGTTATCGTACAGACCATTTACCGGAGGATACTACCAATATGGGCAATTTTTCCTGGAAAGAATTATTTACTGATGAAAAACTGGCAGCTTACATCAACCAGGCCCTGGACCAGAATCTGGACATCAGGAACGCCATTCAGCAGATCAATGCTGCTGAGGCCTATTTCAAACAGGGCAAAGCAGGTTTCTTTCCCACACTTTCAGTAGGCCCGTCCTATAACTGGTCCACCGGTTCCCTCAATACACAATTAGGGCAATTATCCGGCGGCAACCGTTTATTTTTGAATCAATATACCCTTTCCGGCACGCTCAACTGGGAAGCAGATATCTGGGGAAAAATCAAAAGCTCTAAAGATGCGGCGCTGGCAAGCCTGTTACAATCCCAGGCTGCGCACCAGGCAGTAAAATCCACCCTGGTAGCATCTATCGCCAATACCTATTACCAGTTGCTGGCACTTGATGAGCAAAAGAAGATCACGGAAGAAACCATAAATTACCGGGAGCGCTACCTGGAAACGACAAAGGCGCTGCAACAGGCAGGTACTGTTACCGCAGTTGCAGTTAGTCAAAGTGAGGCTTTGCTGTTAAATTCAAAAGGGCTGCTGGTGAACCTGAATAACAGCATCAAGCTGATGGAAAATGCTTTCTGTATGCTGCTGAGCATTCCGCCCCAGCCTGTTGAAAGAACCACGCTGGATCAGCAGCAGATCACTACGCCTTTGGCTATCGGTGTGCCCGTACAACTGCTGGCCAACCGTCCGGATGTAAAAACAGCCGAATTTGCATACATGAACGCTTTCTATACTACCAATGCGGCAAAAGCAGCGTTCTACCCTTCGTTAACACTCAGTGCCAACGGGGGCCTGCAAAGTGTCCTCTTTGACAAGCTGTTCAGTGCCAGCTCTCTTTTTGGCTCTGTTACGGGCTCGCTCCTGCAACCTGTTCTGAACAAGCGCCAGATCCGTACCCAGTATGAAGTGTCCAGGGCCAACCAGGAGATGGCCTATAACTCATTCAAGAAAGCCGTTCTGAACGCCTCCAGGGAAGTGTCAGACGCCCTGTTTACATACGATGCGCAGTCAAAGCTCATCGACCTTAAAAAACTGGAATTCCAGCAATATGATACTGCCACACAGTTTTCACAGGAACTGGTGAACAATGGCATGGGCAATTACCTGGACGTTATTACAGCCATGACCAACGAGCTGCAGGCAGAGTTGAATTATGTGGATGCCAAATACGGCCGTTTGAATGCCATTGTACAACTGTACCAGGCATTGGGAGGCGGTTGGAGATAG
- a CDS encoding RDD family protein, which produces MPVISIPTSFNIDVAFEVPSFGRRMAALLIDMAVEVCYLIAASWLVDRIASRRYAWNDDSSHNMWAIGLIAAVPFFLYHPIMEITTNGQSIGKKIMQLRVVNVNGGKASISQFLIRWLLRVSDLWIVLLLILLLSLGGNSLQSALIFLFGFGFLLTDIILVASSKKSQRIGDMLAHTILIRLNKRQDLSNTIFREINEGYVPIFPQVMRINDRDLNVIKSLLDNARKTHQYDPLRSAANRVKEYLKVETDMEPYQFLDKLLEDYNYLSTS; this is translated from the coding sequence ATGCCTGTAATCAGTATTCCTACTTCCTTTAATATTGACGTAGCCTTTGAAGTACCCAGCTTTGGCCGGCGCATGGCGGCCTTATTGATCGACATGGCCGTAGAGGTTTGTTATCTTATTGCAGCGAGCTGGCTGGTAGATAGAATTGCATCCCGTAGGTATGCCTGGAATGATGACAGCTCCCATAATATGTGGGCCATCGGACTGATAGCAGCAGTACCGTTTTTTTTATACCACCCGATCATGGAAATAACCACTAACGGGCAAAGCATCGGGAAAAAAATAATGCAGCTGCGTGTAGTGAACGTCAATGGCGGAAAGGCAAGTATCAGCCAGTTTTTAATACGATGGCTGCTGCGGGTATCTGATCTGTGGATTGTGCTGCTGCTTATTTTGTTGTTGTCTCTGGGCGGAAACAGCCTGCAGTCTGCGCTCATTTTTCTTTTTGGATTTGGATTTTTGCTTACGGACATTATTCTGGTAGCTTCTTCCAAAAAATCGCAACGAATTGGCGATATGCTGGCACATACCATCCTGATCCGGCTGAATAAGCGACAGGATCTTTCCAATACGATCTTCCGGGAAATCAATGAGGGGTATGTGCCGATATTCCCGCAGGTCATGCGGATTAACGATCGCGATCTGAATGTGATCAAAAGCCTGCTGGACAACGCACGGAAAACACATCAATACGATCCGCTGAGATCTGCCGCGAATCGTGTAAAAGAATATCTGAAAGTAGAAACGGATATGGAACCGTACCAGTTCCTCGATAAATTGCTGGAGGATTACAATTACCTGTCTACCAGCTAA
- a CDS encoding stage II sporulation protein M: MREALFIKKNKDRWLNNQSAPPQSPDEMAKVFTQLVDDLAYAKTFYPTSKTVQYLNKQASDMYLSIYQNRKEESSRLVYYWKYELPLLIHKHRKSLLFSFVLFMTFFLLAFFVAVKDAELASNFFGNSYVEKTLENIKEGNPFGIYETGNPILSWLGIMINNIKVAFLSFTSGIFCGIPTMYLLAYNGAMLGIFDQLFVAHGFGVQFWLVVFVHGTLEITALIVAATAGFVLGKSFLFPGTKKRIDAFRDGAKDGVKIMIGILPAFVIAAFFEGLFTRLYNDIAWLTTFLTTASVLFVIWYFIIYPVQLVRKKKKGLEEGGALHA, from the coding sequence TTGAGAGAAGCACTGTTTATAAAAAAAAACAAGGACCGCTGGCTGAACAACCAAAGTGCCCCGCCCCAGTCACCAGACGAAATGGCAAAAGTCTTTACACAACTGGTAGATGACCTGGCCTATGCCAAGACCTTTTATCCTACAAGCAAAACAGTACAATACCTCAATAAGCAGGCCTCTGATATGTATCTAAGCATTTATCAGAACCGAAAAGAAGAATCAAGCCGCCTGGTTTATTACTGGAAATATGAATTGCCCCTGCTTATTCATAAGCACCGCAAATCATTGTTATTTTCCTTTGTATTATTTATGACCTTCTTTTTACTGGCATTTTTTGTGGCAGTAAAAGATGCTGAACTGGCCAGTAACTTTTTTGGGAACAGTTATGTGGAAAAGACCCTGGAGAATATTAAGGAAGGCAATCCTTTTGGAATTTATGAAACCGGCAATCCCATTCTCAGTTGGTTGGGTATTATGATCAATAATATAAAAGTGGCCTTTCTTTCTTTTACTTCCGGCATATTTTGTGGCATTCCCACCATGTACCTGCTGGCATATAACGGTGCCATGCTGGGCATATTTGACCAGCTTTTTGTTGCGCATGGATTTGGCGTGCAGTTCTGGCTGGTGGTATTTGTTCATGGCACGCTGGAAATTACCGCGCTTATTGTTGCGGCCACAGCCGGTTTTGTATTGGGCAAAAGTTTTCTTTTTCCGGGTACAAAAAAGCGTATAGACGCCTTTCGGGATGGTGCAAAAGATGGGGTAAAGATCATGATCGGCATTTTGCCCGCTTTTGTGATCGCCGCCTTTTTTGAAGGTCTTTTTACCAGGTTGTATAATGATATAGCCTGGCTTACCACTTTTCTTACCACAGCTTCCGTTCTGTTTGTGATCTGGTATTTTATCATTTACCCGGTACAACTGGTACGCAAAAAGAAAAAAGGCCTTGAGGAGGGCGGGGCATTACATGCATAA
- a CDS encoding DUF4350 domain-containing protein, translated as MKKTLPYLLGLLLIAVILLLLFKSGEDTEKKYNTYISFKKEDKNPYGTYVVYNGLKHLFPSAAIAINQKDILASTVFYPNKEDQFFVSISPQVLLNEEELDALLQFIKNGNYAFISCFALGSDVENYIEARTSLGNTISYPSGAYGPDSLSVELDSVPLPSTYSAAYPGVAIEGAFVRTNRSTTRIIGRGNEGKANFIELKKGKGALFLHLSPLTFSNYFLLYKNNISYLNQAFSLVPQHITTVIWDEYYRKRKTSQPGREDGWFTAIMKERSFRSGILLALALLLIFALLEMRRRQRFIPVIEPPRNDTLDFVKTMGLLYYEKRDNVNLAQKMSAYFQEHLRNKYHIFSKELNNDYIQEVSDKSGVSAALVEEIVTQIKNTEAKGTISDTELIVLQANIEKFYNNI; from the coding sequence TTGAAAAAAACACTTCCATACCTGCTGGGACTCCTGCTGATTGCCGTTATCCTGCTGCTGTTATTTAAAAGCGGGGAAGACACAGAAAAAAAATACAATACTTATATCTCTTTTAAAAAAGAAGACAAAAATCCTTATGGCACCTATGTAGTTTATAACGGTCTGAAACATCTTTTTCCTTCGGCTGCCATAGCCATCAATCAAAAGGATATTTTAGCCAGCACCGTCTTTTACCCGAATAAAGAAGATCAGTTCTTTGTAAGTATCAGTCCGCAGGTGCTGCTAAATGAAGAAGAGCTGGACGCATTGCTGCAGTTTATTAAAAACGGAAATTACGCCTTCATCAGTTGTTTTGCACTGGGCAGTGACGTTGAAAATTATATTGAGGCCAGAACCAGCTTAGGAAATACGATATCCTACCCTAGCGGAGCCTACGGACCAGACTCCCTATCGGTTGAGCTGGACAGCGTGCCCTTACCCTCAACCTACAGTGCTGCCTATCCGGGGGTGGCTATTGAAGGCGCATTTGTAAGAACCAACAGAAGCACTACCAGGATCATTGGCCGCGGCAATGAAGGCAAGGCTAATTTTATTGAACTGAAAAAAGGAAAGGGAGCCCTGTTCCTCCACCTTTCACCCTTAACATTCAGCAATTATTTCTTATTATACAAAAACAATATTTCATATTTGAACCAGGCCTTCTCTCTGGTACCGCAGCATATTACCACGGTTATATGGGATGAGTATTACAGGAAACGGAAAACCAGTCAGCCGGGCAGGGAAGATGGCTGGTTCACTGCGATTATGAAAGAACGCTCCTTCCGTAGCGGTATTCTCCTGGCGCTGGCGCTGCTTCTGATCTTTGCCCTGCTGGAGATGCGCCGCCGTCAGCGTTTTATACCGGTTATTGAACCACCCAGAAATGATACCCTGGATTTTGTAAAAACAATGGGGCTGCTCTATTATGAAAAGAGAGATAATGTAAACCTCGCCCAGAAAATGAGCGCTTATTTCCAGGAGCACCTGCGCAACAAATATCATATTTTTTCAAAAGAGCTGAACAATGATTACATACAGGAAGTAAGCGACAAGAGCGGTGTAAGCGCGGCATTGGTGGAAGAGATCGTAACGCAGATCAAAAACACAGAAGCAAAAGGCACCATTTCAGACACGGAACTGATCGTGCTGCAGGCCAACATTGAAAAATTCTATAACAATATATAA